Proteins encoded together in one Terriglobales bacterium window:
- a CDS encoding MoxR family ATPase: MPRLLENEIASLHERAQRLEGALRVVIRGSDEVVRLALVAVFARGHLLIEGVPGVGKTTLGQTLARSLDCTFQRVQFTSDMLPSDLLGTSVYSAAEERFDFKPGPVFTNVLLADEINRTTPKTQSALLEVMNEGQVTVEGQAREVPRPFLVIATQNPVEHHGTYPLPESQMDRFLVRVQMTYPAADSEREILRAEAGAARLGEVRPVLTGDDVIEMQEQVKKIRVDESLVNYTLEIVNKTRQSEQLSLGVSPRGSLMLYRAAQAMAFMEGRRFTTPDDFKRLVVPVFAHRVVVNARYSSTLKASEQAERIVGEIIENVPVPS; the protein is encoded by the coding sequence ATGCCTCGCCTGCTCGAAAATGAGATTGCTTCGCTGCATGAGCGCGCCCAACGCCTGGAAGGTGCCCTTCGAGTCGTGATCCGCGGAAGCGACGAGGTAGTTCGCCTGGCTCTGGTGGCGGTGTTTGCCCGCGGGCATCTATTAATTGAGGGTGTTCCGGGAGTGGGCAAGACCACCTTGGGACAGACACTCGCCCGTTCCTTGGATTGCACTTTTCAGCGCGTTCAATTTACCAGCGATATGCTGCCCAGCGACCTGCTCGGTACGTCGGTGTATTCCGCTGCCGAAGAGCGCTTCGACTTCAAGCCCGGGCCCGTTTTCACGAACGTCCTGCTTGCCGACGAAATCAACCGCACCACGCCTAAGACGCAGTCTGCGTTGCTGGAAGTAATGAATGAAGGCCAGGTGACTGTAGAAGGACAGGCGCGTGAGGTTCCACGACCCTTTCTCGTAATCGCTACGCAGAATCCTGTCGAACATCACGGAACCTATCCTTTGCCGGAATCGCAGATGGATCGCTTTCTGGTTCGAGTCCAGATGACCTATCCGGCTGCAGATAGCGAGCGTGAAATCCTGCGCGCAGAAGCGGGCGCTGCGCGTCTGGGCGAAGTTCGCCCGGTGCTGACCGGTGACGACGTTATCGAAATGCAGGAGCAGGTAAAAAAGATTCGAGTCGACGAATCGCTCGTGAACTACACGTTGGAAATCGTAAACAAGACGCGCCAGTCGGAGCAGCTTTCGCTGGGAGTATCGCCTCGCGGCTCGCTCATGCTGTATCGCGCCGCACAGGCAATGGCCTTCATGGAAGGACGTAGATTCACGACGCCGGACGATTTCAAACGGCTTGTCGTGCCGGTCTTCGCGCACCGTGTGGTCGTAAACGCGCGCTACAGTTCCACCCTCAAAGCCTCGGAGCAGGCTGAACGCATTGTAGGCGAGATCATCGAGAACGTGCCGGTGCCGTCGTAA
- a CDS encoding DUF4149 domain-containing protein, which produces MQSLARFLLIVSLVVWIGSIVFFSFVVAPTVFSALPAQDIAGTIVGRSLGALHRIGLACGVIFLAATFLGTFRQPRMLRGLVGLMLLCTAFSQFRITPQMERIRAAVGGPIQALPRQDAGRATFDRLHQTSVILEGIVLFAGVGAVVLVSREPRD; this is translated from the coding sequence ATGCAATCTCTCGCTCGTTTCCTTCTGATTGTTTCCCTCGTAGTCTGGATCGGCAGCATCGTTTTCTTTTCGTTCGTTGTGGCGCCAACGGTTTTCTCCGCGTTGCCGGCGCAGGATATTGCAGGCACAATTGTCGGTCGATCCTTGGGAGCACTTCACCGAATCGGTCTGGCTTGCGGAGTGATCTTTTTGGCGGCCACGTTCCTGGGAACATTCAGGCAGCCGAGAATGTTGCGCGGACTTGTCGGCCTGATGCTCCTCTGCACAGCATTCTCACAGTTCAGAATCACACCACAGATGGAACGGATCCGCGCTGCAGTCGGCGGGCCGATTCAGGCACTTCCTCGTCAGGATGCAGGCCGGGCGACCTTCGACCGTTTGCATCAAACATCGGTCATCCTTGAAGGAATCGTGCTGTTTGCCGGAGTTGGTGCCGTTGTACTCGTCTCCAGGGAACCGCGCGACTGA